ATGACCAGCTGTGCGCAGCACTGAGGGTCAGGATGATCAACCACACTCAGGAGGCTCCGGCGCTGGCAGGCGCTCTCGCTAGAGGTGAGCATCTTCACTTCCCATCTCTGCTTCAGGACCATTTGTAACTCTTACAGGGTTTATTTAAATGTAACACAAGCTTTAACAGaccgtagtgttcagaataacactaCGGTatgctatgtgacttaaaagattaatccaggttttgagtatatttcttattgttacatgggaaacaaggtaccagtagattcagtagattctcacaaatccaacaagaccaagcattcatgatatgcacactcttaaggctatgaaattgggctattagtaaaaaaaaaaaatagaaaagggggtgttcacaataatagtagcatctgctgttgacgctacaaactcaaaactattatgttcaaacttcttttttagcaatcctgtgaatcatttaactagtatttagttgtataaccacagtttttcatgatttcttcacatttgcgagacatttgttggtttggaaccaagattttgctcgtttactagtgtgcttggggtcattatcttgttgaaacacccatttcaagggcatgtcctcttcagcataaggcaacatgacctcttcaagtttttgacatatccaaactgatccatgatacctggtatgcgatatataggcccaacaccatagtaggagaaacatgcccatatcatgatgcttgcaccaccatgcttcactgtcttcactgtgaactgtggcttgaattcagagtttgggggtcgtctcacaaactgtctgcggcccttggacccaaaaagaacaattttactctcatcagtccacaaaatattcctccatttctctttaggccagttgatgtgttctttggcaaattgtaacctcttctgcacatgtcttttatttaacagagggactttgttggggagtcttgcaaataaattagcttcacacaggcgtcttctaactgtcacagcacttacaggtaactccagactgtctttgatcatcctggagctgatcaatgggtgagcctttgccattctggttattcttctatccattttgatggttgttttccattttcttccatgcgtctgttttttttttttgtccattttaaagcattggagatcattgtagatgaacagcctataattttttgcacctgcgtataagttttcccctctccaatcaactttttaatcaaactacactgttcttctgaacaattcttgaacatcccattttcctcaggctttcaaagagaaaagcatgttcaacaggtgctggcttcatccttaaataggggacacctgattcacacctgtttgttccacaaaattgacgaactcactgactgaatgcctcactactattattgtgaacacccccttttctacttttttttactaatagccccatttcatagccttaagagtgtacatatcatgaatgcttggtcttgttggatttgtgagaatctactggtaccttgtttcccatgtaacaataagaaatatactcaaaacctggattaatctttttagtcacatagcactactattattctgaacactactgtataatctatagtaatgctgatttttttttgtgtgttttaatttCACGAGGTTTAAGATAAATATTGAATATATGTTTAAAAAATTCTACAAAACCAAATGCTTTAAGCTgcagtaatggtaaatggacggcatttatatagcgcttttccatctgcatcagacgctcaaagcgctttacaattatgcctcacattcacgccgatgtcagggtgctgccatacaaggcgctcactacacaccgggagcaataggggattaaaggccttgcccaagggcccttagtgattttccagtcaggcggggatttgaacccatgatattctggactcaaacccaacaccttaaccactagaccatcagtaAAGCAGTAAATGCAGTAAAGCATTTTAAGCTCCGTcagtattaatttttttttatcttgtcatAATTCAAACATGATATAACCATGAGGTCTCATATTTGTATGACTTTATTTGTTACAGTGGGATTCAGATATGTGTTTTTTCTTAACTATTTCTTACCATTTTCTCTTTACACTTCCTGTATCAGTGGGTGCAGCGAGTGTCATCAGTCCTTTGGAGCTGATACGTACAAAGCTTCAGTCTCAGAAACTGTCGTACAAGGAGCTGAAACACTGTATTCATGTGGCAGTGGAAGCAGATGGCTGGACGTCTCTGTGGCGTGGTCTGGGCCCCACTCTACTCCGAGACGTTCCCTTCTCAGCCATGTACTGGTACAACTATGAGAGAGGCAAGAGGTGGCTGTGTGAAAGATATCATTCCAGAGAGCCTACGTTTGCCATAGCCTTCACATCTGGAGCAGTGTCTGGCTCTGTGAGGGCCTCTCTCATGCTTATCTCACACCAGACCAACACACATCTGAACATGTAAACATGTGTTCTGTCTTGCATAAAAAAGGAAGCAAACATTTATGAATTCACTTTTCTTTCTCTACAGATTTCAGCCATTATAACGTTGCCTTTTGATGTTGTCAAAACTAGAAGACAGGTGGAGCTTGGAGAGATACAATCCTTGAATTGTAATTATGCCATttgttttaatatataaatatacaagAGCAAGCCGAGATTTCGGATGTCCGCCAAGGGTAGACAAGGACTCAAATTAATGATATGTGGTTCACATCGTGACTCAGACttttcctggatccggattccacaacacaatgcagtaattgcatattgatccagaatggtccgactgatcaagatgttgcaatgtgatatttagttcacaagctgaaaccaaatagtgtcttcctgagctTGGTATTACATCATGATGTCgtatccctgaagtagttttgacataatccttaaaagtcaaCAAAGTGAAattctgatccagaatccagatccagatcacctccaaatttaatggagtcttccaaggcctaataacaatggtgaaaatttggtgaaagtccgttaagtagttttgacgtaatgctcaaaatctgacaaagtgaagcgtacaaattgaaatcctgatccagaatccacatccagagtatctccaaaatttaatgagcgTCTTCGATTgcctatctatctgtggtgcaaatttggtgagaatccctgaaattgttttgacataatccttcaaagcctatataaagtgaaatctcagtgcaaaatccggatccagattgtctccaaaattcagttgagtcttccatgccctagtacctatggtgcaaatttggtgagaatctgtgaagtactttttcttgatgtaatcattcaaagcttatatgaagtgaaatcttgatccagaatccggatctggatcacctccagaattgagtcttccatggcctactatctatctgtggtgaaaatttcttcaaaatctgtgcagtagttttgatgtaatcctgctaaaagtcagaCACACATACAAGTAAATGAAtggtgatgattttattacgtccttggcggatgaaATAAATAATATTTGTACACTAACAACATCCTGAGCCAACAGGAGTTAAAAGTAAATTGgcaattttattttgcttttgtcttTCCAGTGTCACGTCAGCCCACATCCACTTTTCAATTAATGAGAAAGATTGTGGCACAGAACGGTATTAGAGGACTGTTTGCAGGTATGTTTTCTGTCCTGTTCACTTTTTCACCTTTGTGAATTTTAGTGTGGCTTATTTAAGTGACGTGCTCTTTGTGGTCTGTGTCAGgtttcctgcccaggctgatcaAAGTGGCACCAGCCTGCGCCATTATGATCAGCTCCTATGAGACTGGGAAGGCCTTTTTCCATAAGCACAACCAGGAGAGGATACTTAGACCACTGCAGACGAGTAACACCTGATACCTTTCCAGACAGCTGTTTTGAAATCAAACAGAAACTTGCTGAGCTCTGGACATTCcacagaagaaaaaacaaataaaaaattgccAAATAAAAAAATGGTGCAGAAAGGCAATCGACAAAAATCATTATTAAAATAAAAGCAGGAACTACAGTCgcgtccataaatatttggacagcggCATGATTTTGACTTATttttaattttgcctctgtacatgaCCACAAAGGAGTTGAAATGACCCAGTCAAGATGAGCTTGTGGGGTAGCTTTGACATGTTTAATATAAATCCGGCATTAACCATTTTGAAATTTCAGATATTTTTATAGTCCCTTCATTTTAAGAAGCTATAAATAATTAAACAGTTGACTGACAAGTGGTTTCATAACCAAATGTGGCCCATTCCCTCATTGTTCTGTGGCAAGTTATGCAGATAAATGGTTTGGAGTTGATTCCAAGTGTTGAATTTGCTTTAGGGCAATGTGGTGGCTTAGTGGGTAGCAgtcttgtctcacagtgagaatgttgtgggatcgcttcccacctggttgtttctatgtggagtttgggtTCCCGCTGGGTGttctgacttcctcccacttccaaagacatccaagttaggtgaattggagagTTTAACTGTCATCCTTGTGATACACTGATGTCTTATCCAAAATGTACTCTAGCATTTTGCCCATTGAATCCTGGGATAGTTAATAGATTCAAAACAGTGGTGATGCAAGTGAAGGATGTCACATTTAAGCTGGGGGAAACAGTATTGGATAGTAAAGCAAGTCCCTCCctattttcactcagggtcgccacaggaagggcatccggcgtaaaacctgtgccaaatcaacatgtagagccacctcagatctgctgtggtgatcccaagtgaaaacaagggagcagccaaagggtcttacttttatAGGGCTATATTACCTGTTAAGATTCAGCGAAATGTTGCCAAACTGATAGGATAATGCTTCTCACCGCAAATGaataatgaccaaaatcacactgCCAAAGTCTACACAAGAGCTTCTCAAGGCCAACAAATTCAATATTCATGGCCCAGTCAATCACCTGACTTCAGCCCAACAGAGCATGATTTTCACTTACTAAAGGTGGAAAGACCCACAAACAAGTAGCAACTGAAGATGGCTGCATAAAGGTCTGACAAAACGTAAACATCAGGATTTGATGATGTACATGAGTTCCAGATTGCAAGCATTGACTAAAACAGTTTTTCACTGAAGTATGCACAGTAATCTTTCAAATTGTTAGGTCAGTGACAAGGAAAAACTGTCTCAGCTTTGTGTAATTGCAGGGAGAAACCTCAGGCACACAAGACTCAGtcaggtgaccatctgctatgaCCAATCtgacaaaacaaaaagcacaagATTAGCAGGACGTAATGACAGAAATGTTACCACGAACCAACCACATATAGTCCAATTTTCACAATGATGGAATATTTGAAAATACATCAATCAGTAAGGTGAAGATTAGAATCCCATTGAAATCAACTGTATTAGTAATTCAGTGATTGTATTGATGCAAGATCACTTACTAAGGCAGGACATTTCTGATAACTCACCCCAACCCACATGTACAGTATTTCCAGTGTCTTCCTGTCATCCAGCAATGTGAGTTCCTGAGATGAAAAGTTGCAGAATAGACTGCATGCAGTTTGATAAAAGTGCACATCTATTTATACATGAGATAGACATGAGGTCAAACCACAGCTATTTAAAATTTGAAATTCTTTCAGTACACACAATTATTAAAGTGCCTAAGGTAGATCCAGAAAGTCCTGTTGAGTCACTCTACAGCGGTTTAAACTTATCTTTATCAAAAGAtaagaatcatttaaaaaaaagtaattactttgcatccagaaaatattcacagcgcttcacttttccacattttgttatgttacagcttattccaaaatggatgaaattaatgttttgttcaaaattctacccacaacaccccataatgacaatgtgaaaaaaaaccaCTTTTCTGTGGgggaattttgcaaatttatcaaaaaaaaaaaaaaaaaactaagaaatcacacatatataaatattcacagcctttgctgtgtagctcaaaattgagctcaggtgcctcctgtttccactgatcatccctgacatgtttctatagcttcattggagtccacatggggtaaagtcagttgattggacatgatttggaaaggcacacatctgtctaacatcccacagttgacagtgcatgtcagagcacaaaccaagcatgaagtcaaagaaattgtatgcagacctcagagacaggattatcctgaggcacaaatctgagaaagggtacagaaacattttggctgctttaaggtcccaatgagcacagtggcctctatcatctgtaaacggaagaagttcagatccaccaggagtcttcctagagctgaccacccgtctaaactgaggaatcggaagagaagggccttagtcagggaggtgaccaagaacccaatggtcactctgtcagagctccaccactcctctgtggagagaggagaacctcccagaaggacaaccatctctggagcaatccaccaatcagggtagagtggccagatggaagccacgtcttagtaaaaggcacatggcagcctgcctggagtttgcccaatggcacctgaaggactctcagaccatgagaaacaaaattctctggtctgatgagacaaagattgaacgctTAGGTgttaatgccaggcgtcatgtttggagaaaccaggcaccatccctacagtgaaccatGATGGTTGCAGCACCATGCTGTGGTGAAGTTTTTCagagacaggaactgggagactagttaggattgagggaactatgaatgcagcaacgtacagagacattctggatgaaaacctgctccagagtgctcttgtcctcagactggggcgacgtttcatctttcagcaggacaatgaccttaagcacacaaccaagatatcaaaggaaataggacaactctgaatgtcctcaaGTGGCCcacccagagctcagacctgaatctgattgaacatctctggagagatctgaaaatgtctgtgcactgacactccccatccaacctgatggagcttgagaggcgctgcaaagaggaatgggcaaaactgcccaaagatagttgtgccaagcttgtggcatcatattcataagatttgaggttgtaattgctgttaaaggtacatcaacaaagtactgcatgtgatttcttaggtttttttttttttatctttttcgtattgtcattatggagtgttgtgagtacaattttgagggaaaaaaatacattttctctattttggaataaggctgcaacataacaaaatgtggaaaaggttaaGCGCTGTGAATCCTGTCCGGATGCACTGTGCTTGTAGATGGTGGGGGGCTGTGTAAGAATAAGAACaacttgttttgccagagtgctgaAACAGTAAACTTTGCTTCTTTTcttgcaaaatgactgaagataCTTGCACAAGATGGTGACAGTATTTGCACATATAAGCCCACATATGTAAGATGGCTGTAATTcttttttcatgttctccccatgtttgccggGTTCACCGTGTTCCGTcacggtgctctggcttcctcccacctaTAAAGACATAGAGGTTAGGtgaattatacaacccctggcaaaaattatggaatcaccggcctcggaggatgttcattcagttgtttaattttgtggaaaaaaagatcacagacatgacacaaaactaaagtcatttcagatggcaactatcttgttgtgtgggccgctgaagaggaggtactgctggcccaccaccaccagagggcgccctgtctggagtgcgggctccaggcatcagagggcgctgccgcctcacaggagcagccagggtgacagctgtcacccatcacctgagacgagacagctgatatcaatcaacagggaggtatatcagcaggacggcatctccacctcattgccgagatatcgctctaccaaggaggtaacgtatccagcctaacggattatcttttgaccattaaatacattttgcctttacacagaaagagaaaagacagcaggagactgtattttggataagtactcacattcctgcactcacctgtattttcctgacaagaggtggaggtggtgtttccaccctgtgtgttgctgggtgcagccgcacccatacccgactgtttctgttccttgccagcagtaccggattcgACGagtggagacagtggccacctggggttcgggacttggcggctccagtatccccggggttcggtggcagaggaaatcgggtggttccggttcgactcggacagacgtctcctatcgtcgagcctgcccacacgacacctttggaattcggttactgctgtatttgtaatctgttgtgtgaattcacaacagtaaaactttgtgatttgactttctccattgtccgttcatttgcgccccctgttgtgggtccgtgtacctacactttcccaacatttctggctttaagaaacactataagaaatcaagaaaaaaagattgtgacagtcagtaacggttatttttttagaccaagcagaggaaaaaaatatggaatcactcaattctgaggaataaattatggaatcaccctgtaaatttccatcccccaaactaaaacctgcatcaaatcagatctgctcgttgacattgaccctatgccatgacattgatcctatgtgtctttttgcaaggaacgttttcacagtttttgctctatggcacgatgtattatcatcttgaaaaagatttcatcatccccaaacatcctttcaattgtccaaaatatcaacgtaaacttgtgcatttattgatgatgtaatgacagccatctccccagtgcctttacctgacatgcagccccatatcatcaatgactgtggaaatttagatgttcttttcaggcaatcatctttataaatctcattggaacggcaccaaacaaaagttccagcatcatcaccttgcccaatgcagatttgagattcatcactgaatatcactttcatccagtcatccacagtccacgattgcttttccttagcccattgtaaccttgtttattctgtttaggtgttaatgatggctttcgtttagcttttctgtatgtaaatcccatttcctttaggcggtttcttacagttcagtcatagatgttgactccagtttcctcccattcgttcctcatttgttttgttgtgcatttttggatttttgagacacattgctttaagttttctgtcttgacgctttgatgtcttccttggtctaccagtatgtttgcctttaacaaccttcccatgttttttgtatttggtcctgagtttagacacagctgactgtgaacaactaacatcttttgcaacattgcatgatgatttactcttttaagagtttgatagtcctctcccttgtttcaactgacatctctcgtgttggagccatgattcatgtcagtccacttagtgcaacagctctccaaggtgtgatcactcctttttagatgcaaactaatgagcagatctgatatgatgcaggtgttagttttgggaatgaaaatttacagggtgattccataattttttcctcagaattgagtgattccatatttttttttttcctctgcttggtctaaaaaagtaaccgttactgactgccacaatctttttttcttgatttcttagtgtttcttaaacccagaaagttgccatttgaaatgactttagttttgtgtcatgtgtgtgatctgcttttttctacaaaattaaacaactgaatgaacatcctctgaggccggtgattccgtaatttttgccaggggttgtaaactttaaattggctaTAGGTGTGAGTGAGCATGTCATGGTGTTTgtaacccccccacacacaaacacacattaatTAGTGTTTTAATGTGATCATTTTTGttaaatattgtatggccttgccttgcaatataaagcgccttggggcaactgtttgttgtgatttggcgctatataaataaaattgatttgatttgaaatatttTGAGTTAAACCTGAAAGTCTACATGACAATGACAATTACATCTTGATTAATTTCAGCTATGTTATGGCGGcgtagaggcaaaaaaaaaaaaaaatgctgtccaAGTCATTATGGATCCAGCTGTACTCTGTTGTGATATAGATGAGCCGAATGTGTAGTGTTTCTAATGATGTATATTGTTACAGAATTATATTTTATGGTAAGTGATGTTACGTTGCCATACTTGTTCCTAAGCACTTAATGAAAACACTTCTTTCCTGGAGTGTTAAAAACAATATTAAATATATTCAACACAGCAGATAGCAGCCTTGTGTAATTTTCCACCGTAGTGTTGTCAGATGTTGAATCATGTTCTCTCCAGCACTCGGTGGGTCGTATCTGGTTAAAGGATCTCGGAATTTGTGACTTCATCCCAAGCGTGTGTACCTGTGTGTAGGTTTGTGAGATAC
The Thalassophryne amazonica chromosome 7, fThaAma1.1, whole genome shotgun sequence genome window above contains:
- the slc25a40 gene encoding solute carrier family 25 member 40, whose product is MNGQSPVPVASDAITPLQQMVASCSGAILTSLFVTPLDVVKIRLQAQKTPFPKGKCFVYCNGLMDHICVCQNGNSGAWYKAKGHFNGTMDAFIKIVRNEGIKSLWSGLPPTLVMAVPATVIYFTCYDQLCAALRVRMINHTQEAPALAGALARVGAASVISPLELIRTKLQSQKLSYKELKHCIHVAVEADGWTSLWRGLGPTLLRDVPFSAMYWYNYERGKRWLCERYHSREPTFAIAFTSGAVSGSISAIITLPFDVVKTRRQVELGEIQSLNLSRQPTSTFQLMRKIVAQNGIRGLFAGFLPRLIKVAPACAIMISSYETGKAFFHKHNQERILRPLQTSNT